The proteins below come from a single Plutella xylostella chromosome 2, ilPluXylo3.1, whole genome shotgun sequence genomic window:
- the LOC105393865 gene encoding ephrin-A4, producing the protein MVSLAYLGLRQTPWTILVLIFFIESVMGNYAKSFYIHWNTTNSIFRIDNTDHVFDLNKGNAQFEYDQVNIICPVYAPGTYEEDTEKYIIYNVSKEEYDTCRITNPNPRIIAICDKPHKLMFFTITFRPFTPQPGGLEFLPGKDYYFISTSSKDDLHRRIGGRCLSHNMKLVFRVCCKPEEQSPAPPPQPTPPPPPLPPTTQLTTTTTTTFKPVTKKTHKYDKSPNEVVKSEELSYSRGAALASSLALALAAGAVLAPLAR; encoded by the coding sequence ATGGTCTCCCTCGCCTACCTCGGCCTTCGGCAGACGCCCTGGACCATCCTCGTGCTCATATTCTTCATAGAAAGCGTAATGGGAAATTACGCGAAATCCTTCTACATCCACTGGAACACCACAAACAGCATATTTAGAATAGACAACACAGACCACGTATTCGACTTGAATAAGGGCAACGCTCAGTTCGAATACGACCAGGtgaatataatatgtcccGTGTACGCCCCAGGGACCTACGAGGAGGATACGgagaaatacataatttacaaCGTTAGCAAAGAGGAATACGATACGTGTAGAATAACGAATCCGAACCCCCGAATTATAGCGATATGTGATAAGCCGCACAAACTGATGTTCTTCACGATCACGTTCAGACCGTTCACGCCTCAGCCGGGCGGGCTGGAGTTCCTGCCGGGGAAGGACTACTACTTCATCAGCACGTCGAGCAAGGACGACCTGCACCGGCGCATCGGCGGCCGCTGCCTCAGCCACAACATGAAGCTTGTCTTCCGTGTGTGCTGCAAGCCGGAGGAGCAGTcgcctgcgccgccgccgcagcccacgccgccgccgccgccgctaccCCCAACCACGCAGCTCACCACCACAACCACCACCACCTTCAAGCCTGTGACCAAGAAGACGCACAAGTACGACAAGTCTCCCAACGAGGTGGTGAAGAGCGAGGAGCTGTCGTACTCGCGGGGAGCGGCGCTGGCGTCGTCTCTGGCGCTGGCGTtggcggcgggcgcggtgCTGGCGCCGCTGGCACGGTGA